One part of the Clostridium thermosuccinogenes genome encodes these proteins:
- a CDS encoding 4Fe-4S dicluster domain-containing protein, whose product MEQMVNVFLMGKKYSVPANLTIMGAMEYAGYQLIRGCGCRNGFCGACATIYRIKDDRELKVCLACQTKVQENMYIATLPFFPLVKQIYNINEIRPTEQIMMQLYPEIYRCIGCNACTKSCTQELNVMQYIAFAQRGEYEKCAEESFDCVMCGVCSSRCPAGISHPQVALLARRLTGKYLRPGSEHLEKRICEIENGDFKELLEGLMQKPVEELKELYNNREIEK is encoded by the coding sequence ATGGAACAAATGGTTAATGTGTTTTTGATGGGCAAAAAATATTCAGTCCCGGCAAATCTTACAATTATGGGAGCAATGGAATATGCAGGATATCAGCTCATCCGCGGCTGTGGATGCCGTAACGGGTTTTGCGGTGCCTGTGCTACAATATATAGGATAAAAGACGACCGGGAACTCAAAGTCTGTCTGGCATGCCAGACCAAGGTTCAGGAAAATATGTATATTGCCACGCTGCCGTTTTTCCCTCTGGTGAAGCAGATATACAACATAAATGAAATCAGGCCTACAGAGCAAATAATGATGCAGCTTTATCCGGAGATATACAGGTGTATCGGCTGTAATGCCTGCACCAAAAGCTGCACCCAGGAGCTTAATGTAATGCAGTATATTGCATTTGCCCAGCGTGGTGAATATGAGAAGTGTGCGGAAGAGTCCTTTGACTGTGTAATGTGTGGAGTCTGCTCCTCCCGCTGCCCTGCAGGAATATCCCATCCACAGGTGGCACTGCTGGCAAGAAGGCTTACCGGCAAATATTTAAGGCCCGGCTCGGAGCATTTGGAAAAAAGGATTTGCGAAATCGAAAACGGAGATTTCAAGGAATTGCTGGAAGGGCTAATGCAGAAGCCTGTGGAGGAACTTAAGGAACTATATAACAACAGAGAAATTGAGAAATAG
- a CDS encoding FAD-dependent oxidoreductase — translation MYTQEMLDSIRKVEATRQERLGHEPRRMTESEKNELLYKYHPDYRQDNFSVLKIGPNKGDKVPDELADLLQGNSRIKDEEIDLSKVDYDVDVLVIGGGGAGASAAIEAHEGGANVMIVTKLRIGDANTMMAEGGIQAADKENDSPAIHYLDALGGGHYANKPELLYKLVTEAPSAIKWLNDLGVMFDKAPDGTMITTHGGGTSRKRMHAAKDYSGAEIMRVLRDEVINRGIPVIDFTSAVELILDDEGKAAGAVLMNMETKEYMVARAKTVIIATGGAGRLHYQGFPTSNHYGATADGLILGYRAGAKLLYADTLQYHPTGAAYPEQIFGALVTEKVRSLGAMLVNVNGEAFMHPLETRDVSAASIIRECDDRKKGVSTPSGSGVWLDTPMIEIIHGEGTIEKRIPGMLRMYSKYGIDIRKVPILVYPTLHYQNGGLEINAECLTTVENLYAAGEVAGGIHGRNRLMGNSLLDVIVFGRNAGKNAAKRCKEVKLGRLTLDHVSRFSKEMEAAGIKSSCISPKLLPIYTRRHDK, via the coding sequence ATGTATACACAGGAAATGCTTGATTCTATCAGAAAAGTTGAAGCAACAAGACAGGAAAGACTTGGTCATGAACCAAGAAGGATGACCGAAAGCGAAAAAAACGAGTTATTATATAAATATCATCCCGATTACAGGCAGGACAACTTCTCTGTTTTAAAAATCGGCCCTAACAAGGGAGACAAAGTGCCTGACGAACTGGCCGATCTGCTTCAGGGCAACAGCCGTATAAAGGATGAGGAGATAGATCTTTCCAAAGTGGACTATGATGTTGATGTATTGGTTATAGGTGGTGGCGGCGCCGGTGCATCGGCTGCTATCGAAGCGCACGAAGGCGGCGCTAATGTAATGATTGTCACAAAGCTCCGCATAGGCGATGCCAACACCATGATGGCAGAAGGCGGAATACAGGCTGCCGACAAGGAAAACGACTCCCCTGCCATCCACTATCTTGATGCCCTGGGAGGCGGTCACTATGCCAACAAGCCTGAACTGCTCTACAAACTTGTGACGGAAGCTCCCTCGGCGATCAAATGGCTGAATGATCTGGGGGTTATGTTTGATAAAGCTCCCGACGGCACTATGATAACCACCCATGGCGGCGGAACTTCCCGCAAGCGGATGCATGCGGCAAAAGACTATTCCGGGGCGGAAATCATGCGTGTTTTGAGGGATGAGGTTATAAACCGCGGCATTCCGGTGATTGACTTCACCTCAGCGGTGGAGCTTATCCTTGACGATGAAGGAAAGGCCGCGGGAGCTGTTTTAATGAATATGGAAACCAAGGAATATATGGTGGCAAGGGCCAAGACGGTCATAATCGCAACGGGCGGTGCGGGTCGTTTGCATTACCAGGGCTTCCCCACCTCCAACCATTACGGAGCAACGGCAGACGGCCTCATTCTGGGTTACCGCGCCGGAGCAAAGCTCCTCTATGCGGATACGCTTCAGTACCATCCGACGGGAGCTGCTTACCCCGAGCAGATTTTCGGAGCTCTGGTGACCGAAAAGGTCCGCTCTCTCGGTGCCATGCTGGTAAATGTCAATGGAGAAGCCTTTATGCATCCCCTGGAGACCCGTGATGTTTCAGCAGCCTCTATTATCAGGGAATGTGACGACAGAAAAAAGGGTGTATCCACACCTTCCGGTTCCGGCGTATGGCTTGACACTCCCATGATTGAGATCATTCATGGTGAAGGTACGATAGAAAAAAGAATTCCGGGCATGCTTCGCATGTATTCAAAATATGGAATTGATATAAGAAAAGTACCTATTCTCGTATATCCGACACTGCACTACCAGAACGGTGGTCTGGAGATAAACGCTGAATGTCTTACTACCGTTGAAAATCTCTATGCTGCCGGAGAAGTAGCCGGAGGTATCCACGGCAGAAACCGTCTCATGGGTAACTCCCTCCTGGATGTAATTGTATTCGGACGGAACGCCGGTAAAAATGCCGCAAAGAGATGCAAAGAAGTAAAGTTGGGCCGACTCACCCTTGACCATGTAAGCAGGTTTTCAAAAGAAATGGAAGCCGCAGGGATAAAAAGCAGCTGTATTTCTCCCAAACTATTGCCGATATATACTCGTAGGCACGATAAATAA
- a CDS encoding PQ-loop domain-containing transporter — translation MNELASVLETLMIVSFGISWPLSIIRSYRSRSTKGKSLFFMCFIFFGYICGIASKCISGTYNLAFWFYFPNVIMVGTDICLYFRNKRIEASNK, via the coding sequence ATGAATGAATTAGCCAGTGTTTTGGAAACTTTAATGATAGTGAGCTTCGGAATCTCATGGCCGCTTTCCATAATAAGGTCATACCGTTCCCGCTCAACTAAAGGAAAAAGCCTGTTTTTTATGTGCTTTATATTCTTCGGATATATCTGCGGGATTGCATCAAAATGCATTTCCGGCACATATAATCTGGCTTTCTGGTTTTACTTCCCCAATGTCATCATGGTAGGGACAGATATTTGTCTTTATTTCAGAAACAAGAGAATTGAAGCATCCAATAAATAA
- a CDS encoding EamA family transporter: MFMYVFSIVIVVASNVLYHICQKSTPNNANPFTALFTTYVTAAILTFAASHFYKTEAGFFQSFKGLNWTSIVLAISIVGLELGYMLVYRAGWNISVGSLVANIILALILIPIGVMFFKEDFGLNKILGSILCIIGLFLINR; the protein is encoded by the coding sequence ATGTTTATGTATGTGTTTTCAATAGTAATTGTTGTAGCATCAAATGTTCTGTATCATATATGCCAGAAATCCACGCCAAATAATGCCAATCCTTTTACGGCATTATTTACTACCTATGTGACTGCTGCAATTCTGACCTTTGCTGCATCCCATTTTTACAAGACAGAGGCAGGCTTTTTTCAATCCTTCAAGGGGTTAAACTGGACGAGCATTGTGCTTGCCATCTCAATTGTCGGACTGGAGTTGGGCTACATGCTGGTATATAGAGCAGGATGGAATATAAGCGTAGGGTCATTGGTAGCCAATATTATCCTGGCATTGATTCTTATTCCCATAGGAGTAATGTTTTTTAAGGAAGACTTTGGATTGAACAAGATACTGGGATCAATATTGTGCATCATAGGGCTTTTTCTCATAAACAGGTAA
- the rbsK gene encoding ribokinase — MMEGQVKILVIGSINMDLVMNIERVPLTGETVLGYEYSYIPGGKGANQAVAAARLNGKVTFCGRVGDDANGEVLLRNLKDNGVDTSFIIKDNTSQTGLAAIPVESNGDNRIIVFPGANSRITKEDVDNALEKSYDALMLQLEIPLDIVYYAFEKASAKGIPVVLDAGPAVRIDLSRLKGIHVISPNESEAAALTGMQADNAEGAVRAAKALAELTEASYVVIKRGDKGALLYKDGEYEIFPAYKVKAVDSTAAGDSFTAAMTLKMMQSGDIREAIKYANAVGALCVSRKGAQPSLPTAEEVAEFLISKGLEG, encoded by the coding sequence ATGATGGAGGGTCAAGTAAAAATACTGGTCATCGGAAGCATCAACATGGACCTGGTTATGAATATTGAAAGAGTTCCCCTGACAGGTGAAACCGTGCTGGGGTATGAATATTCCTATATTCCCGGAGGAAAAGGCGCAAATCAGGCTGTTGCCGCGGCAAGGCTTAACGGAAAGGTCACTTTTTGCGGCCGTGTCGGCGACGATGCTAACGGAGAAGTATTATTGCGCAATCTGAAGGACAATGGTGTGGACACATCTTTTATTATAAAGGACAATACCAGTCAGACAGGGCTTGCAGCCATACCCGTGGAATCCAACGGTGATAACCGGATTATCGTCTTCCCGGGAGCCAATAGCCGTATTACAAAGGAGGATGTGGACAATGCTCTGGAGAAATCCTATGATGCGCTAATGTTGCAGCTGGAAATCCCCCTGGACATAGTATATTATGCCTTTGAAAAGGCTTCGGCGAAAGGCATTCCTGTCGTTTTGGACGCAGGACCGGCGGTAAGAATTGATCTCTCCAGGCTAAAAGGCATCCACGTCATAAGCCCTAATGAGAGTGAAGCTGCCGCTTTGACAGGTATGCAGGCAGATAATGCCGAGGGTGCGGTCAGAGCTGCAAAGGCGCTGGCAGAATTGACTGAAGCATCGTATGTTGTCATCAAAAGGGGTGACAAGGGAGCGCTTTTGTATAAAGACGGAGAATATGAAATTTTCCCGGCCTATAAGGTAAAAGCAGTGGATTCAACCGCTGCAGGAGATTCCTTCACTGCTGCCATGACATTAAAAATGATGCAATCCGGCGATATAAGAGAGGCGATTAAATATGCCAATGCCGTAGGTGCATTATGCGTCAGCAGGAAAGGAGCTCAGCCTTCTCTGCCTACGGCTGAAGAGGTGGCTGAGTTTTTGATCTCAAAGGGGCTTGAAGGATAG